TTCCGTTGGGCCGACCGGCCGAGATCGACTCGAACAGCTCGCCGGGCGTCGAACCGTACTTCAGCGCGACCTTCAGGTTCGGCCCGATGCCGCCGCTGGCGTCGGCCATGTGGCAGGCGGCGCAGCTCGTTTCGTATTCGGCTTTGCCTGCGGCGATGGCGTCAGCCTTGCCAATGTACTTGCCGGGATCGGCGGGGGCCGCTGCCGCCGCTTTCTGGCCAGCCTTCATCTCCTCTTCGTGGAGCTTGTAGAAAGACCATCCTGAAATGGCTGGCGTAAAGCGCACGACATAGACGACGAGAAAGACGATCACTCCGATGAAGAACGCCATCCACCCCTTGGGAATTTTGTTGTGGCCTTCCTGCGGAATTCCGGAATCATTCATGTGAACCTCCTTGTGACAGGTTTCTTGAACGGTTGAGAGTGGTTCTGGATGCTGCTACTCGTCGTCGCGGAGCATCCGGTACTTTGGTTCTTCGACCTCGCTCTTCCGCTTCGGGTTGTAATACCAGGCGATGATGCCCGCCATGACGGCCGCGAGCGAAAAGGTGAAGAGGGTATAGGCTATCTGCTCGAAGTTCATCGCTGCGCCTCCATTGACTTGACGTCGCGCCCGAGCTTCTGCATGTAGGCGACGATGGCGTCCATCTCGGTCAATTCGCCCCGCAGCGCTTCAGGCGTCACCTGGTCGCGGGTCGCCTTCGAGTCGTAATCGGGCGCGGTGACTTTCGCCTTGTAGTCGGCGATCTGCTGCTTCACCTGTTCCTCTGTGTAGCCGTAGCCGAGAATCTGCGTCTTTCTGAACGACTCGGAGGTGTCGAGTCTGTTTTCGGCGAGCCAGCCGTAGGGCGGCATGTTCGATTTCTCGA
This genomic window from Chlorobaculum limnaeum contains:
- a CDS encoding c-type cytochrome, coding for MNDSGIPQEGHNKIPKGWMAFFIGVIVFLVVYVVRFTPAISGWSFYKLHEEEMKAGQKAAAAAPADPGKYIGKADAIAAGKAEYETSCAACHMADASGGIGPNLKVALKYGSTPGELFESISAGRPNGMPPFGQQLGNDKIYRIVAYIESLRK
- a CDS encoding cbb3-type cytochrome c oxidase subunit 3, translated to MNFEQIAYTLFTFSLAAVMAGIIAWYYNPKRKSEVEEPKYRMLRDDE